From a region of the Marmota flaviventris isolate mMarFla1 chromosome 13, mMarFla1.hap1, whole genome shotgun sequence genome:
- the Ptrh1 gene encoding peptidyl-tRNA hydrolase, translating into MSASGLSRWGLWRWRAMSRRVLEPRFPGKRWLVAGLGNHGLPGTRHSVGMAVLGQLARRLGVAESWARDQRCAADLALAPLGDAQLVLLRPRRLMNANGRSVAQAAELFGLTAEEVYLVHDELDKPLGKLALKLGGSARGHNGVRSCISCLNSSAMPRLRVGIGRPTHPSAVKAHVLGCFSPEEQELLPPLLDRAADLLLDHIRARSQGASPGP; encoded by the exons ATGTCGGCGTCCGGCCTTTCGCGCTGGGGGCTGTGGCGGTGGCGGGCCATGAGCCGGCGTGTCTTGGAGCCTCGGTTCCCCGGGAAGCGGTGGCTG GTGGCTGGCCTGGGGAACCACGGACTGCCTGGTACGAGGCACAGTGTGGGCATGGCGGTGCTGGGGCAGCTGGCTCGACGGCTGGGAGTGGCAGAAAGCTGGGCGCGCGACCAGCGCTGCGCTGCTGACCTCGCCCTGGCCCCCCTCGGGGATGCCCAGCTGGTCCTGCTCCGGCCGAGGCGGCTCATGAATGCCAATGGGCGCAGCGTGGCCCAGGCAG CTGAGCTGTTTGGGCTGACTGCGGAAGAGGTCTACCTGGTACATGATGAACTGGACAAGCCCCTGGGGAAACTGGCTCTGAAGTTGGGGGGCAGTGCCAG GGGCCACAATGGAGTCCGTTCCTGCATTAGCTGCCTCAACTCCAGT GCAATGCCAAGGCTACGGGTGGGCATTGGGCGCCCAACACACCCTAGTGCAGTAAAGGCCCACGTCCTGGGCTGCTTCTCCCCAGAGGAGCAGGAGTTGCTGCCCCCATTACTAGATCGTGCTGCTGACCTGCTCTTGGACCACATCCGTGCACGAAGCCAGGGTGCCTCACCAGGCCCCTGA